In Pseudobdellovibrionaceae bacterium, the following proteins share a genomic window:
- a CDS encoding type II toxin-antitoxin system death-on-curing family toxin yields MIGYIYLDEDDVREIHQEQLAHFGGQPGVRNQEGLASAVSQPQATFGGEDLYPDAFTKAAILAYCIAENQVFVDGNKRTGLVAALTFLSVNGHEIPSAEDRLYDAMIAIAKKEMSKDELAELFRTLAGEFKSKE; encoded by the coding sequence GTGATCGGTTACATTTATCTCGATGAAGATGACGTCCGGGAAATCCACCAGGAGCAATTGGCTCATTTTGGTGGACAGCCTGGTGTCCGCAACCAGGAAGGTCTGGCAAGTGCGGTAAGTCAACCCCAAGCAACATTTGGGGGTGAGGACCTTTACCCAGATGCATTTACAAAAGCGGCAATTCTGGCATATTGTATTGCCGAAAATCAGGTTTTCGTCGATGGCAATAAGCGAACTGGGCTTGTCGCCGCATTGACCTTTTTGAGTGTAAATGGCCACGAGATTCCGTCCGCAGAAGATCGCCTTTATGATGCCATGATAGCCATTGCCAAAAAAGAAATGAGCAAGGATGAGTTGGCCGAGCTTTTTCGTACCTTGGCAGGTGAATTCAAATCCAAAGAGTGA
- a CDS encoding nucleotidyltransferase domain-containing protein, with protein sequence MKFGLSDEHWKLVLDLAVNPLKSKGAQVWVFGSRARGDHVRFSDLDILFAAEDGESFTLGEIGSIKEALEESDLPVRVDLVDDRVLAKDYREGVERDRIEI encoded by the coding sequence ATGAAGTTTGGTCTTTCCGACGAGCATTGGAAGTTAGTCCTGGACCTGGCGGTAAACCCACTGAAATCGAAGGGTGCCCAAGTGTGGGTATTTGGCTCTCGGGCGAGGGGCGACCATGTGCGGTTTTCCGATTTGGACATCCTCTTTGCTGCCGAAGATGGTGAATCCTTTACTCTCGGCGAAATTGGATCAATTAAAGAGGCTTTAGAGGAGTCTGACCTTCCTGTTCGAGTGGACTTGGTAGATGACCGAGTCCTAGCGAAGGACTATCGAGAAGGTGTTGAGCGGGACCGAATCGAAATCTGA
- a CDS encoding PAS domain-containing protein: MPTDSRDLDINIFRLFEESIDLLCVADVGGFLRQFNPAFERALGYSREELLKIPYMELLHPDDMESTLEAEQKLRSEQNVEYLENRLLCKNGEYKWLAWTAVPDLKSKLVFAVARDMSLAEASAGRIRKSEAILKRVEALTRMGHWYWNIQNSDLFWSSGTYELFGVSESEFTPSFEGFLERVHPEDREMVVAAVEETVAKDSPYDIEFRVIKSNGEMIYTRAQGTVLRNEDQMPLQMMGTIQDINEKKKLELQLRQSQKMEALGTLAGGIAHDFNNILAIIRGFSENIRDKVGDSSQSEIARSIDYILEAQERGKRLIDQILTFSRKESGKREPLVLAEAVKSAVNTLKATTPHHIEIRSKLEDGGLRVLSDPTQIHQIIFNVCSNSCQSMEERGGVIEIGLERDSLDSPHLSGSTPSVKLTIRDNGLGIPENLQDKVFDPFFTTKEVGKGTGLGLSVVHNIVKNLGGTISLKSKTNQGTLVTICLPTTDECLPDRNVSRSETPPSSRHGHILVVEDEPHLAELYQMNLVSLGYEVTVINNGMEASEKLHNEPDTFDLVITDHAMPLMTGKQIISQIQSLRPSLPVILASGYGELIKCSFENDVGVRKFLPKPFGFEDLRDAVAECLGSLEAQV, translated from the coding sequence TCTGGGGTATTCCCGAGAGGAGCTTCTGAAAATTCCCTACATGGAGCTTCTCCACCCGGACGATATGGAATCGACATTGGAGGCAGAACAGAAACTCCGGTCCGAGCAAAATGTGGAGTACCTTGAAAACCGTCTGTTGTGCAAAAATGGCGAATACAAATGGTTGGCCTGGACGGCCGTACCTGATCTCAAATCCAAACTGGTGTTTGCCGTGGCCCGAGACATGAGTTTGGCTGAGGCTTCAGCCGGTCGCATTCGCAAAAGTGAAGCTATCTTGAAAAGAGTCGAGGCCCTCACCAGAATGGGCCACTGGTACTGGAACATTCAAAACAGTGATTTGTTTTGGTCATCAGGGACCTATGAACTCTTCGGCGTCTCTGAATCTGAGTTCACCCCTTCCTTTGAGGGCTTTTTAGAACGTGTGCACCCAGAGGATCGGGAGATGGTGGTGGCTGCCGTTGAAGAAACTGTAGCTAAAGACTCGCCCTACGACATTGAGTTTCGCGTCATCAAAAGCAATGGCGAGATGATCTACACCAGGGCCCAGGGGACCGTCCTGCGGAATGAAGATCAAATGCCCCTGCAAATGATGGGGACCATTCAGGACATTAATGAGAAAAAGAAACTAGAACTTCAACTACGCCAGTCGCAGAAAATGGAAGCTCTGGGAACCTTGGCCGGAGGTATCGCCCACGACTTTAATAATATTCTGGCCATCATCAGAGGTTTTTCTGAAAACATCAGAGACAAAGTTGGGGACTCGTCTCAAAGCGAAATCGCCAGGTCGATTGATTATATTCTCGAAGCTCAGGAACGGGGCAAACGCCTGATCGATCAAATATTAACTTTCAGCCGCAAGGAATCGGGCAAGCGCGAACCCCTTGTTCTCGCTGAGGCGGTCAAGTCCGCAGTCAACACCCTTAAGGCGACAACTCCTCACCACATAGAAATCCGCTCGAAGCTCGAAGACGGGGGATTGCGCGTCCTGTCCGACCCAACGCAAATTCACCAAATCATTTTCAACGTGTGCAGCAACTCATGTCAGTCGATGGAGGAACGCGGAGGGGTGATCGAGATTGGTCTGGAGAGAGACTCTTTGGACTCTCCTCACCTTTCTGGCTCGACACCCTCAGTGAAACTGACCATAAGGGATAATGGATTGGGAATCCCCGAAAACCTCCAGGACAAGGTGTTCGATCCCTTTTTTACGACCAAGGAAGTTGGCAAAGGAACAGGCCTTGGCCTTTCTGTGGTTCACAATATCGTCAAAAACCTCGGTGGCACGATCAGTCTAAAAAGTAAAACCAACCAAGGAACTCTCGTCACAATTTGCCTGCCAACAACGGATGAGTGTCTACCTGATCGCAACGTCTCTAGATCCGAAACTCCGCCCAGCTCCAGGCACGGACATATACTTGTGGTCGAAGACGAACCCCATTTGGCTGAACTCTACCAAATGAATCTCGTAAGTCTGGGCTATGAAGTGACGGTGATCAACAATGGTATGGAGGCCTCAGAAAAACTTCATAATGAGCCTGACACCTTTGATCTGGTGATCACGGATCATGCCATGCCCCTTATGACCGGCAAACAGATCATCAGCCAGATCCAGTCCCTTCGCCCGAGTCTCCCAGTTATTTTGGCCTCTGGATACGGAGAGCTGATCAAGTGCAGCTTTGAAAACGACGTAGGTGTGCGGAAGTTCCTCCCAAAGCCCTTTGGCTTTGAGGACCTGCGTGATGCCGTTGCGGAGTGCTTGGGATCCCTAGAAGCCCAGGTCTAG
- a CDS encoding metallophosphoesterase yields the protein MKSKLVGIVGISLVLFFGLWGFWYEPGHGHHIKTYSIDVEPWIGRSYRVAVLADLHVGSPYNGLAKLEEIVSATNESQPDLILIAGDFVIHGVVGGTYVAPQEMVPQLSRLRAKDGVFAVLGNHDHWLDAGEVTRALEEAGIPVLTNRAVFMGQYWLVGIDDEMAGSPDIIGAFQKVTGDEPVLLFTHNPDIFPMVPDKVSLTIAGHTHGGQVYLPIIGRPIVPSKFGERFAIGHIKEGDKQMFVNPGTGTSIIPVRFLVPPEISIVEIH from the coding sequence ATGAAGTCTAAATTGGTCGGGATAGTCGGAATTTCGCTGGTGCTTTTTTTTGGTCTTTGGGGTTTCTGGTATGAGCCGGGCCATGGGCATCACATCAAAACCTATTCCATCGATGTGGAGCCTTGGATTGGCCGCAGTTACAGAGTGGCCGTTCTGGCAGATCTTCATGTGGGATCTCCCTATAATGGACTGGCTAAACTTGAGGAGATTGTTTCTGCCACGAATGAATCTCAGCCAGATCTGATTCTTATTGCCGGAGATTTTGTTATTCATGGTGTTGTAGGGGGCACGTATGTAGCTCCTCAGGAGATGGTGCCACAGTTGTCTCGGTTGAGAGCCAAAGACGGAGTTTTTGCCGTATTGGGTAACCATGATCATTGGTTGGATGCCGGGGAGGTGACCCGGGCCCTTGAGGAAGCGGGAATTCCCGTATTGACTAATCGAGCGGTTTTTATGGGGCAGTATTGGCTCGTGGGAATTGATGATGAGATGGCTGGGAGTCCAGATATCATTGGTGCCTTTCAGAAAGTGACAGGTGACGAGCCAGTCCTACTGTTTACGCACAACCCAGATATTTTTCCTATGGTACCGGATAAAGTATCTTTGACTATTGCTGGGCATACCCACGGGGGCCAGGTTTACCTTCCCATCATTGGGCGACCGATTGTTCCGTCAAAATTTGGCGAGCGCTTTGCCATTGGGCATATCAAAGAGGGCGACAAGCAGATGTTTGTTAATCCTGGGACAGGGACTAGCATTATTCCCGTCAGGTTTTTGGTGCCGCCGGAGATCTCCATTGTCGAGATTCACTAG